AACGCCTTCTGTCAATTCAAAACCCTATCGTGACGTATGTGaatgtttacattatattttctaaaaaccacattttttttaaatgactagAGTTTAGAAATTATACtccattaaatatacattaggtGTATTGTATTCCACAAATGTTGTttaaaagctaaataaaattCACGATAGTCTTTGCTTACAGTCTTCTAATTGATCCTTCAGGTGTCCGAGATGAGAAATGACCAATATTCATTTCCGAACGGACGTTAGtgagaaataaaatcaaaaaaatgtaaatcttttccattaaaaataactgaatttttaatacaaactatGGAATTAAGTAAAACCTGTAATATGTTCAGTGGTGCAAATGAGGTTTGCAATCTAAGGTTTGCTTCCAAgttttataaatcaatcaaaCCCGGACACCTGACGACTACTTCGCCGTACGTATGAGACGCCTATATAGCCGTCTCCTTCCTGTCCAAGGAAGCTAGCAGTTCGACCTCGTCGTAGGCGGGCGGAGGATCGTCACAGCCATCAAGCTCGAAATCTAGATCACTCTCTAgaacattcaatttatttaattagaaaaaagttttttttaaaatagactcataacaaatttaaaattgtataatttaatggcTTCAGCAGATTAGACTCGAGTAGAACTAATCTACCCTTGGGTATGGTAAGGCAATccgagtgattttttttaaagtaattatcaaTCGAGCAATCTAAGTGAGCACCTGAATTGGTGACGAATAATTAATGTACgagcaaaataatttttaaggaaaattaGTCAACAGACACAatcaattaattgaaataaaactagtttttttaacggatttaatcgcgtatattaattattttattttaacatcccgacgtttcgagcactttgcagtgttcgtggtcacgggcagacgcGATTATACGcgatatacgcgattaaatccgttaaaaaaactagttttatttcaatgtgtaataatcgcgaaaatctaagacaacacaATCAATTAATGTTTGTCAGACTATTACGCGGTTCATACCTGCTACCTGCCCAGGTTCACCGACCCCAAAATATTTGGAttacatataaagataataagcTCCCATTTCTATTCGATAGCTTCGGCAttgcattgtattttttataatgtaatcgGACGGGCTATTGGACCATCTAATGGGAAgtagtcatcaccgcccatgtctatgggcgccataagaaatattaaccattccttgtatTGCCAATACGCCGCGAAGTATGGggactaggatgttatgtcccttgtgcctatagttacactggcccactcattCTGCAAACCTGTTGTTTGGCTGTTGAATGAGGCCCCCCATTCAGGCTTGCatgaagccctaccaccaagtatgcgtttacaatcaatttaaattataaatttattatccaCCATATAACATAAACCAACTCGGTGCACTTTATACACACAACATACACTTTTCTCAAACCGtgcactttaaaaataatttatttattttcagtaaaagttatgttaaaattaattttaattaaaataatatttgtataaagccTCCAGATCTGGATCAAAACATTGTGTACTTGCTAACACCAACATGACACCACCGACATCCCGAGGCAGTGTCTACGACTGAAATTATGCCGATAACTAAACTATTTTCATGTATAAGTCAGATCTGCATTTACTATCTACATTTGCTCAAGAGATACTGAAAATCTCATCAGCCGCCAACCACAGGACATTCGATGTTATATTCATTGTGTCTGTAAATACACTGATCACTCACAACTATTACTGGGTACTAAATAACGTTTTTGTTTAACGTTAGATATTTCAAGGATATATGCGGCAACATACCGGAGAGCGCGCCGGACTGCGGGCGCAACACGGGCGCGAGCACGTCTCCGGCGCTGGCGTGGCGCGCGCGCGACCAGcccgcgggcggcggcgcggccaCCGGCGCACGCCACACGCCCGCCGCGCCGCTCTCCTCCATGTACGACGCCTCCCACTCGTACCCAACCGCCTCTGTGTTCGAGGTGTTACAGTTTAAACAGGACGATATGTAACTTtgctaaatttattaaatcaattatccCTTTAACGCTAAGTGCAGTTAAGCAGTTAGcttaagttaattatatttttccagCGAGTGCGCCAGTATTTTGTGTGAGCTCACTAACCCACGGAAGGAGGTGGAGCCGGTATGGTATGAGTGTTGTATAAACTCGACCGAGATTCGACTGTGTGATGCATTGCCCCCGACCGGTCCAGCTCCACGTCGTCCATGTCGTTTAGCTCGAAGCCGGCCACTTGGAATTCCGTGAGCGGTACCAGCGGCTGCCTGTGCCTGCCTATATCCTTGCTCCTGATGGATTCGTTAAGACATTGTTTAGCTTCCTTAGGTTTACACATTTTCTTAACCTTATGCTCGACTTTTATTTCGTTAATGTTCTCATTAGGGCTCGTGGTGTCACTCGCGTCGCCGATATAGAAGTTAGACACGCTCTCGGTGGCATCCTTGTCTTTGATGTCATCGTTTAGTGATTCTTTGTTGAGATCTTTTTTCCGGGACGATTTAATATTAGTGTAGTGTTTCTTGCAGGTTCTGACGACTACTTTATCCGTAGTCTCTTCCAAGGATTCGTCTTTATCTGATTTATCGGAGACATCGCTTGCATTGGAGAATTCATTGTCCGACTTTAGAGGTATGTAGAGGTCTTTGGTAGATCGTTCCCAGTCTCTTCTGTGAATGACTTCGTCGATGACGCTGGGCGCGGAGTGGTAGCGGGCGTCGGGGTCCGCTGGCTCCAAATGTGACTTTCGTCTGCACCGAATCTCCTCGTGACTCCTGTGGGAAGACAGGGGCTGTTTCGTGTgacctataaatataaaatgtaataaatatttttatttttacacagatatatgtatataatatgagacaaatttatgtatatataaatatttccaacCTTAAAAAAAGTGTGGATTAAGCCAAACACAAGATGGCAACGCAGAAAATTTTGAAGTTGTCTAGTGGCTGAGCTTTGCGTAAACCCGTCTGAGTACTTATGTTATTCGTCaagataatagtaaaatatttataagttaccaGATGTGCTGGGCGTGTGTAAGGACACCGCGCTACTCCCAAAACGTCTGGCGAACAACTCATTAGAGCGTTGTCGGGAATTTGATTCTGCAATgtataataatcaaatcaaatttataaaaatataaaaagtaaagtcaATTTCAAAGGTAAATATTTCCTCTCTTAAAGAAAAAGCTTAGGGCTTGTTTCACCGAATCTCTCCATTGACTTGATGGacacacgtgtggcagaatttcatttgatACGTGAAGCTTTCTGTCTTATGTTTTATTCGGAGAcgatttttactataaaaactcAGTTCATGTACTTATTGTTAACTGATAGACGCGCCTCGCTTCTTTTGAccgatattaaaataagaaataaacaatatttttaattaaaaaacaggtAAAACTCAGTTACCACATGTATTTATAAAGTCG
This portion of the Vanessa atalanta chromosome 22, ilVanAtal1.2, whole genome shotgun sequence genome encodes:
- the LOC125072568 gene encoding uncharacterized protein LOC125072568, with amino-acid sequence MGGIGVGALGGAGGVLAAEVCAPLLLLCWLCCWPDDDRSESNSRQRSNELFARRFGSSAVSLHTPSTSGHTKQPLSSHRSHEEIRCRRKSHLEPADPDARYHSAPSVIDEVIHRRDWERSTKDLYIPLKSDNEFSNASDVSDKSDKDESLEETTDKVVVRTCKKHYTNIKSSRKKDLNKESLNDDIKDKDATESVSNFYIGDASDTTSPNENINEIKVEHKVKKMCKPKEAKQCLNESIRSKDIGRHRQPLVPLTEFQVAGFELNDMDDVELDRSGAMHHTVESRSSLYNTHTIPAPPPSVEAVGYEWEASYMEESGAAGVWRAPVAAPPPAGWSRARHASAGDVLAPVLRPQSGALSESDLDFELDGCDDPPPAYDEVELLASLDRKETAI